A region of Sulfurimonas sp. DNA encodes the following proteins:
- a CDS encoding tetratricopeptide repeat protein: MTRIIIIMLLILSVNSSANQVNEKSTQYKKTCDNGSMNGCINLGVLYFTGDGIKENPKKAKKLFVRACKKRYLKACHYLGTIYKRGADGIDRDIKRAKNFYAYACKRGYAKSCEQYDLIREKPEIKGSGKNVINSGYTYSPQIYGG; encoded by the coding sequence ATGACTCGTATTATTATAATTATGCTATTGATATTAAGTGTAAATTCATCAGCTAACCAGGTTAATGAAAAATCAACTCAATATAAAAAAACGTGTGATAATGGAAGTATGAACGGATGTATAAACTTAGGTGTTCTTTACTTCACTGGTGATGGTATAAAAGAAAATCCTAAAAAAGCAAAAAAACTATTTGTTAGAGCTTGTAAAAAAAGATATCTTAAAGCTTGTCATTATTTGGGAACTATATATAAGCGTGGTGCGGATGGTATTGATAGAGATATTAAAAGAGCAAAAAACTTCTATGCGTACGCTTGCAAAAGAGGATATGCAAAAAGTTGCGAACAATATGATTTAATAAGAGAGAAACCAGAAATTAAAGGTTCAGGTAAAAATGTTATCAATTCTGGATATACCTATTCACCTCAAATATATGGCGGATAA